One genomic region from Candidatus Thermoplasmatota archaeon encodes:
- a CDS encoding preprotein translocase subunit Sec61beta: protein MAKDKKGEGFHSAAGLIRYFDSEDDKALKVNPWVVVGLCISVSVLVVALGVFFPT from the coding sequence ATGGCGAAAGACAAGAAAGGAGAAGGCTTCCATTCTGCGGCCGGTCTAATAAGATACTTCGACTCGGAAGACGACAAGGCACTCAAGGTCAACCCGTGGGTGGTCGTTGGCCTCTGCATATCCGTGTCAGTTCTAGTCGTAGCTCTGGGCGTGTTTTTCCCGACCTAG
- a CDS encoding response regulator, which yields MDLCAECSSAHKLAYLCAKPTSGKPLYNVQDNWNSPVWLGRTPNLLWAKTVGIQAVADLGGHTIATVFLVDDEKFIVDLYRDILEANGHTVIGVASDGEEAVRKYKDMTEKPVIIIMDQRMPVKDGVRATQEILKMDPQATIFFGSADLHIEKEARAAGAKGFLLKPFRIEELLQAIREAVGSKSKS from the coding sequence ATGGATTTATGTGCAGAATGCTCGTCTGCACATAAACTGGCCTATTTATGTGCAAAGCCAACATCAGGAAAACCATTATATAACGTACAAGATAATTGGAATAGCCCAGTCTGGCTCGGACGGACACCGAACCTTCTCTGGGCCAAAACGGTTGGCATCCAAGCGGTCGCCGACTTAGGAGGTCATACAATAGCTACGGTTTTCCTAGTCGACGATGAGAAGTTCATCGTTGACCTATACAGAGACATCCTGGAGGCGAACGGGCACACAGTCATCGGCGTGGCCTCCGACGGTGAAGAGGCCGTCCGGAAGTACAAGGACATGACGGAGAAGCCCGTGATAATAATCATGGACCAGAGGATGCCCGTCAAGGACGGCGTCAGAGCGACGCAGGAGATCCTGAAGATGGACCCCCAGGCCACCATATTCTTCGGCAGCGCGGACCTCCACATCGAGAAGGAGGCACGGGCGGCGGGAGCCAAAGGATTCTTGCTCAAACCCTTCAGGATAGAGGAGCTGCTGCAGGCGATCAGAGAGGCGGTAGGCTCCAAGTCTAAGAGTTAG
- the lysS gene encoding lysine--tRNA ligase, whose translation MAEDESDLRAVRKNKLKDLKERGLDPYQKYKFVRTHDTTKIKKEFAGVGAERSPVEISTAGRIMGLRLHGKAGFADLQDRDGRVQVYFKLDELGKERFDLFKSLDRGDIVGIKGHAFRTKMGETTVAITDFEILSKALEPFPDTFHGLQDVQNRYRRRYLDLIMNQDVRQNFIKRSRMVAFMRDWLNERGFIEVETPILQPLYGGALARPFKTHHNYLDMDLYLRIATELYLKRCIVGDLEKVYEIGHNFRNEDIDAQHYPEYTSMELYEAYADYNDIMDLTESLLYDTAMHMLGTDKVPYGDKVLDLSKPWARITMHDAIQKYLGLDIEKLKTVKDARDAAAKLSVRDVDECNQLGLIMFEIFDQKVQPFLINPTFVIDHPIEISPLAKRKRGNPDLVERFELFINGWEFANAYSELNDPEEQEQRFREQDRLKQEGDDEAHPIDMDYVQALECGLPPTGGLGIGIDRFAMILTNSQSIKEVLLFPHMKPETI comes from the coding sequence ATGGCAGAGGACGAGAGCGACTTGAGAGCCGTCAGGAAGAACAAACTGAAGGATCTCAAGGAAAGAGGCCTGGACCCGTACCAGAAGTACAAATTCGTGAGGACCCACGACACGACGAAAATCAAGAAGGAGTTCGCAGGCGTTGGCGCAGAGCGGAGCCCAGTGGAGATCTCCACCGCGGGGAGGATCATGGGTCTGAGACTGCACGGCAAGGCAGGCTTCGCGGACCTGCAGGACCGGGACGGCAGGGTACAGGTCTACTTCAAGCTGGACGAGCTTGGCAAGGAGAGGTTCGACCTCTTCAAGTCGCTCGACAGGGGGGACATCGTAGGGATCAAGGGCCACGCGTTCAGGACGAAGATGGGCGAGACCACCGTTGCGATAACCGATTTCGAGATCCTGTCGAAGGCACTCGAGCCTTTCCCAGACACTTTCCACGGACTCCAAGATGTCCAGAACAGGTACAGGCGCAGGTACCTAGACCTCATCATGAACCAGGACGTCCGCCAGAACTTCATCAAGAGGAGCAGGATGGTCGCGTTCATGCGCGACTGGCTCAACGAACGGGGCTTCATAGAGGTAGAGACTCCCATCCTTCAGCCGCTCTACGGCGGCGCGCTAGCGAGGCCGTTCAAGACGCACCACAACTACCTGGACATGGACCTATACCTCAGGATAGCGACCGAGCTGTACCTGAAGAGGTGCATCGTTGGGGACCTGGAGAAGGTGTACGAGATAGGGCACAACTTCAGGAACGAGGACATAGACGCGCAGCACTACCCAGAGTACACCTCGATGGAGCTGTACGAGGCGTATGCGGACTACAACGACATCATGGACCTCACTGAGTCCTTGCTATACGACACCGCGATGCACATGCTGGGGACTGACAAGGTGCCGTACGGAGACAAGGTCCTGGACCTCTCGAAGCCGTGGGCCAGAATCACGATGCACGACGCGATCCAGAAGTACCTTGGCCTGGACATCGAGAAGCTGAAGACGGTCAAGGATGCCAGGGACGCGGCGGCCAAGCTCAGCGTCAGGGACGTCGATGAGTGCAACCAGCTCGGGCTGATAATGTTCGAGATATTCGACCAGAAAGTCCAACCATTCCTGATCAACCCGACCTTCGTCATCGACCACCCGATCGAGATCTCCCCACTCGCCAAGAGGAAGAGGGGAAACCCCGACCTTGTGGAACGGTTCGAGCTCTTCATCAACGGCTGGGAGTTCGCGAACGCCTATTCCGAGCTTAACGACCCTGAGGAGCAGGAGCAGAGGTTCAGGGAGCAGGACAGGCTCAAGCAAGAAGGGGACGACGAGGCCCATCCCATCGACATGGACTATGTCCAGGCGCTCGAGTGCGGCCTTCCGCCCACCGGAGGCCTCGGGATAGGCATCGATCGGTTCGCGATGATACTCACGAACTCGCAATCCATCAAAGAGGTCCTGCTATTCCCGCACATGAAGCCCGAGACGATCTAG
- a CDS encoding GNAT family N-acetyltransferase, whose translation MGEGIDDIRIEHLAQGQLDALIDAQNRIFQDYIIQIKSSRQFFLDFQRSVGGSPAEVLLAMDGDTIVGYVNPVVDRKEGWIGGIGVLRDYRGRGIGTKLMLAAESEFRRKGAHEISLEVIEGNFKAQRLYERLGFVETRKYLTAEGKPTRFEGFGQAPKAATLPEILALHDRAYKDTCWQRRKPAALVESAHGGEMYKVDGGFVLVRTVETTGFIPFLGVVPEKRGQGIGTTLAKFALTRLHDMGSFKIAFYNINDDMPTLRLLDMFDFKVTMKQIEMKKAL comes from the coding sequence ATGGGCGAGGGCATCGATGACATCAGGATAGAACACCTCGCTCAGGGACAGCTGGACGCGCTCATCGACGCCCAGAACAGGATATTCCAGGACTACATCATCCAGATCAAGTCCTCAAGGCAGTTCTTCCTGGACTTCCAGAGATCCGTAGGCGGCTCCCCAGCGGAGGTCCTCTTGGCCATGGATGGAGACACTATAGTCGGCTACGTCAACCCTGTCGTCGACCGAAAAGAGGGATGGATAGGCGGCATAGGGGTGCTGCGGGACTATCGCGGAAGAGGGATAGGCACCAAGCTAATGCTGGCGGCGGAGAGCGAGTTCCGCAGAAAAGGCGCGCACGAGATATCCCTTGAGGTAATAGAGGGCAACTTCAAGGCACAGAGGCTGTACGAGAGGCTGGGGTTTGTAGAGACGAGGAAATACCTTACGGCTGAGGGGAAACCGACTCGGTTCGAGGGGTTTGGACAGGCGCCCAAGGCAGCAACTCTTCCGGAGATACTGGCGCTTCACGACAGAGCGTACAAGGACACCTGCTGGCAGAGGAGGAAGCCTGCTGCATTGGTCGAATCCGCTCACGGAGGAGAGATGTACAAGGTAGACGGAGGTTTCGTCCTAGTACGGACGGTCGAGACGACCGGGTTCATACCCTTCTTGGGCGTGGTACCGGAGAAGCGAGGACAGGGCATCGGGACAACGCTGGCCAAGTTCGCTCTCACGAGGCTCCATGACATGGGTTCGTTCAAGATTGCCTTCTACAACATCAACGATGACATGCCCACGCTGCGCCTGCTGGATATGTTCGACTTCAAGGTCACGATGAAGCAGATTGAGATGAAGAAGGCCCTCTGA
- a CDS encoding pyruvate synthase subunit beta, producing MKLKEMPDEELFTRGHTACAGCGAAVAVRNLMKILGKDTVAVTPACCLLVFSATYPLSALKIPYHHVAFENTAACATGMKRALKARGNDHTTVMGIAGDGGTADIGFQALSGAAERNEDILYVMYDNEAYMNTGIQRSGSTPFGAWTTTTPVGKVKAGKSNFKKDMPQIMMAHNVPYVATASIGHIQDFITKFEKAKKIKGFRYIQVFTPCPTGWRHDTSKTIEICKLAVDTGMWTLYESENGKVTINRKPKMTPVQEYLKLQGRFRHMTEADIKKLQDWVTKKWQADEKYAQSRA from the coding sequence ATGAAGCTGAAGGAGATGCCTGATGAGGAACTGTTCACCAGAGGGCACACTGCATGCGCTGGCTGCGGCGCTGCCGTCGCCGTCAGGAATCTCATGAAGATCCTGGGCAAGGACACGGTCGCAGTCACCCCCGCTTGTTGCCTGCTGGTCTTCAGCGCGACATATCCGCTGAGCGCATTGAAGATACCGTACCATCATGTGGCCTTCGAGAACACGGCCGCGTGTGCGACCGGCATGAAGCGCGCCCTGAAGGCTAGGGGCAATGACCACACGACGGTGATGGGCATCGCGGGCGATGGCGGCACGGCGGACATCGGCTTCCAGGCGCTCTCCGGCGCCGCAGAGAGGAACGAGGACATCCTCTATGTCATGTACGACAACGAGGCCTACATGAACACCGGCATACAGAGGTCCGGGTCAACGCCGTTCGGTGCATGGACGACGACCACGCCTGTGGGCAAGGTCAAGGCTGGGAAGTCCAACTTCAAGAAGGACATGCCACAGATAATGATGGCCCACAACGTGCCTTATGTTGCGACAGCATCCATCGGCCACATCCAGGACTTCATCACCAAGTTCGAGAAGGCCAAGAAGATCAAAGGCTTCAGGTACATCCAGGTCTTCACGCCCTGCCCGACCGGGTGGAGGCACGATACTTCGAAGACAATCGAGATCTGCAAACTCGCGGTCGATACCGGCATGTGGACCCTGTACGAATCCGAGAACGGCAAGGTCACCATCAACAGAAAGCCCAAGATGACCCCTGTCCAGGAATATCTGAAGTTGCAGGGCAGGTTCAGGCACATGACCGAGGCCGACATTAAGAAGCTCCAGGACTGGGTCACCAAGAAGTGGCAGGCGGACGAGAAGTACGCTCAGTCCCGGGCCTGA
- the porA gene encoding pyruvate ferredoxin oxidoreductase, producing the protein MVKKIVTGNYAAAYGSMRARVKMVAAYPITPQTFIVEHISEFVNNGEMDCEYVEVESEHSAMSACVSASATGVRTFTATSSQGLALMHELLPIASGMRLPVVMAVVNRAIAAPINIWVEHNDIMPERDSGWIQVFCDNNQEVQDMVIQAFRIAEDKRVALPMTVGLDAFILSHTVEPVDLMDQEDADKFLPKYVPPGPIIDPEDPNVVGVFTPPEYMMECRWNQDKAMRAAPKVIEEVNAAFAKQLGRNHGGMIDPYMVDDADVVLITLGTASSTAHEVVDDMRKEGKKVGLVKLRFWRPYPTSQLRKIAEKVKAVGVFDRAVSYGVAGPSFIEFRNAAYGLNVPTMNFIGGLGGRDVSLADVRFMYERLLEAAKTGKVRREITWMGTRGVEQ; encoded by the coding sequence ATGGTTAAGAAGATCGTCACAGGCAACTACGCGGCGGCATACGGCTCGATGAGGGCCAGGGTGAAGATGGTAGCTGCCTATCCGATCACGCCTCAGACATTCATAGTTGAACACATTTCGGAGTTCGTCAACAACGGCGAGATGGACTGCGAGTACGTCGAAGTGGAGAGCGAGCATTCAGCGATGAGCGCCTGCGTATCTGCGAGCGCGACGGGCGTGCGGACGTTCACCGCGACCTCGTCCCAAGGCCTTGCACTGATGCACGAGCTGCTCCCTATCGCTTCTGGTATGAGGTTGCCCGTCGTGATGGCGGTCGTCAACCGGGCCATAGCCGCCCCAATCAACATCTGGGTGGAGCACAATGACATCATGCCGGAGAGGGACTCCGGCTGGATTCAGGTGTTCTGCGACAACAACCAGGAGGTCCAGGACATGGTCATTCAGGCTTTCAGGATCGCGGAGGACAAGCGGGTCGCGCTGCCTATGACGGTGGGACTGGACGCATTCATCTTATCTCATACGGTTGAGCCAGTCGACCTCATGGATCAGGAGGATGCAGACAAGTTCTTGCCGAAGTACGTTCCTCCGGGACCGATTATCGATCCTGAGGATCCGAATGTAGTGGGCGTTTTCACTCCACCAGAGTACATGATGGAGTGCAGATGGAATCAGGACAAGGCCATGAGAGCGGCTCCGAAGGTCATCGAGGAGGTCAACGCAGCCTTCGCGAAGCAGCTCGGAAGGAACCACGGAGGCATGATCGACCCATACATGGTCGATGACGCGGATGTGGTGCTCATAACTCTGGGTACGGCTAGCTCCACAGCGCACGAGGTCGTCGACGACATGCGCAAAGAGGGCAAGAAGGTCGGCCTGGTCAAGCTCAGGTTCTGGAGGCCTTACCCGACTTCACAGCTGAGGAAGATCGCCGAGAAGGTCAAGGCGGTCGGCGTGTTCGACAGGGCCGTGTCTTACGGAGTTGCCGGGCCGTCGTTCATAGAGTTCAGGAACGCGGCTTACGGACTCAATGTCCCAACGATGAACTTCATTGGCGGTCTTGGAGGCAGGGACGTGTCGCTTGCAGATGTCAGGTTCATGTACGAGCGCCTGCTCGAAGCCGCGAAGACCGGCAAGGTCAGGCGCGAGATAACGTGGATGGGCACCAGGGGGGTCGAGCAATGA
- a CDS encoding pyruvate ferredoxin oxidoreductase subunit gamma, producing the protein MYEVRFHGRGGQGAVMAAQALASAAFQEGGYATAFPFFGAERRGAPVLAFTRIDKKRIYRKTQVYEPDFVVILDEGLVDTVNVVEGLKKGGMVIVNTAKKPEEVDVGIDVKLATVDATTVALEVLKQPATNSAILGAIAKATGLVKIESIEKGIIQVFGDRLGPKIGDLNAKAARVAYDRTVLGESHGHRPLKTAKKWLPDVNELPMGVASIPMKTEAGTVGPGSFRENKTGNWRVFRPEYDKEKCTMCNFCWFYCPEGCIDRNGDRMDFDMGYCKGCGICANECPAEAIKMVR; encoded by the coding sequence ATGTACGAGGTACGATTCCATGGCCGCGGCGGTCAAGGCGCAGTCATGGCGGCGCAAGCACTCGCGAGTGCGGCCTTCCAAGAGGGCGGCTACGCCACTGCCTTCCCATTTTTCGGAGCTGAGAGGCGTGGCGCACCTGTGCTGGCGTTCACGAGGATTGACAAGAAGAGGATCTACAGGAAGACCCAGGTCTACGAGCCTGATTTCGTCGTAATTCTCGACGAGGGCCTTGTCGACACGGTCAACGTGGTCGAGGGGCTGAAGAAGGGCGGCATGGTGATTGTCAACACCGCGAAGAAGCCGGAGGAGGTGGATGTCGGCATAGATGTCAAGCTGGCCACGGTCGATGCAACGACCGTCGCCCTTGAGGTCCTGAAGCAGCCTGCGACCAACTCTGCCATCCTGGGTGCGATCGCGAAGGCAACAGGCCTGGTCAAGATCGAGTCCATCGAGAAAGGCATCATCCAGGTATTCGGGGACAGGTTGGGTCCCAAGATCGGGGACCTGAACGCCAAGGCTGCCAGGGTGGCCTATGATCGGACCGTCCTCGGGGAGTCTCATGGTCACAGGCCGCTCAAGACCGCGAAGAAATGGTTGCCCGATGTGAATGAGCTGCCTATGGGTGTGGCGTCGATTCCGATGAAGACCGAGGCCGGCACGGTTGGCCCGGGCTCGTTCCGAGAGAATAAGACCGGCAACTGGCGAGTTTTCAGGCCTGAGTACGACAAGGAGAAGTGCACGATGTGCAACTTCTGCTGGTTTTACTGCCCAGAGGGCTGCATCGATAGGAATGGCGACAGGATGGATTTTGACATGGGTTACTGCAAGGGCTGCGGGATATGCGCCAACGAGTGCCCCGCTGAGGCCATCAAGATGGTGAGGTGA
- a CDS encoding CDC48 family AAA ATPase, with protein sequence MTQKKPPEGLTLKVARAHHQSEVGLGRARIDSVTRKKLNVDVGEIIEIVGKKKTAAKVFRAANEDEGLGVIRIDGMIRGNAGVSIGEKVVINKAEVQNAQKIIVAPKIPQGKRVRFGQGVEGLFKKGLLNRALVKGDEIIIPNIALMGGFLPFVVVSTTPSGIVQVNEGTELSVKTEPVEVTKIDRPSVTYEDIGGLEDELQRIREMIELPLKHPEIFSRLGIDPPKGVLLYGPPGTGKTLIARAVANEAGANFYAIQGPEIMSKFYGQSEERLRDMFTEAEKNSPSVIFIDEFDSIAPKRDEVQGEVERRVVAQLLTLMDGLTERGNVIVIAATNREGAIDPALRRPGRFDREIEIGVPTAAGRAEILQIHTRGMPLDEGVQMDHIGKITHGFVGADLAALAREAAMKTLRRYLPEIDLEKAIPVEILEKMKVTAQDFNDALKEIEPSAMREVFIEVPRVTWADVGGLEGVKRQLHEALELPMEDPESFTRMGIRPPKGVLLFGAPGTGKTLLARAVATESKANFISIKGPEIMSKWVGESEKAIRMIFKKAKQVSPSIVFLDEIDSIAPKRGSHFDSGATERVVNQLLTSMDGLEDMENVFVIAATNRPDIIDPAQLRPGRFDKLLLIPVPDEQTRLKILQVHTKEMPLENVDLAVLGKRLDGYVGADIENLCREAALAALRKNRAATKVTTEHFEEALASVKQSTDSETEKYYESMFRQMKTAISKKSKDDSLLGYYR encoded by the coding sequence ATGACGCAGAAGAAGCCGCCAGAAGGGTTGACTCTCAAAGTCGCTCGTGCGCACCATCAATCCGAGGTCGGCCTGGGAAGGGCTCGGATCGATTCTGTCACTCGGAAGAAGCTCAATGTGGATGTCGGAGAGATCATCGAGATAGTGGGGAAGAAGAAGACCGCCGCGAAAGTCTTCCGGGCAGCTAATGAGGACGAAGGGCTAGGCGTGATCCGGATCGACGGTATGATCAGGGGCAATGCGGGCGTATCGATCGGAGAGAAAGTCGTGATCAACAAGGCCGAGGTCCAGAACGCCCAGAAGATCATCGTTGCGCCCAAGATACCCCAGGGCAAAAGGGTCAGGTTCGGGCAAGGGGTCGAGGGGCTATTCAAGAAGGGCCTCCTGAACCGCGCGCTGGTCAAGGGGGACGAGATCATCATCCCCAACATCGCCCTTATGGGTGGATTCCTGCCGTTCGTGGTAGTCTCCACGACTCCGAGCGGAATAGTCCAGGTCAACGAAGGCACAGAGCTATCCGTGAAGACGGAGCCGGTCGAGGTCACCAAAATCGATCGGCCCTCCGTCACCTATGAGGACATAGGAGGGCTCGAGGATGAGCTACAGAGGATCCGGGAGATGATAGAGCTGCCTTTGAAGCACCCGGAGATTTTCTCGAGGCTTGGCATCGACCCTCCCAAAGGAGTCCTGCTCTACGGTCCGCCAGGCACAGGCAAGACTCTCATCGCGCGGGCCGTAGCCAACGAGGCAGGTGCAAACTTCTATGCAATCCAGGGACCGGAGATCATGTCCAAGTTCTACGGTCAGAGTGAAGAACGTCTAAGGGACATGTTCACGGAGGCCGAGAAGAACTCCCCGTCCGTGATATTCATCGACGAATTCGATTCAATCGCACCCAAAAGGGATGAAGTCCAGGGAGAGGTCGAGAGACGCGTGGTCGCTCAGCTCCTCACACTCATGGATGGTCTCACCGAAAGGGGCAATGTCATTGTCATTGCGGCTACGAACAGGGAAGGCGCCATCGACCCAGCACTCAGAAGGCCGGGAAGATTTGACAGGGAGATTGAGATCGGAGTCCCGACCGCGGCCGGACGCGCTGAGATCCTTCAAATCCACACGAGAGGCATGCCGCTAGACGAAGGAGTCCAGATGGATCACATTGGGAAGATCACCCACGGATTCGTCGGTGCGGACTTGGCAGCCCTCGCGAGGGAGGCGGCCATGAAAACGCTCAGAAGGTACCTCCCCGAGATCGACCTCGAGAAAGCCATCCCTGTCGAGATACTTGAGAAAATGAAGGTGACCGCTCAGGACTTCAACGATGCCCTCAAGGAGATCGAGCCTAGCGCCATGAGGGAGGTCTTCATCGAGGTGCCCAGGGTGACATGGGCCGATGTCGGAGGACTTGAGGGGGTCAAGAGACAGCTGCACGAGGCCCTTGAGCTGCCAATGGAGGACCCGGAATCGTTCACCAGGATGGGTATACGGCCGCCGAAGGGCGTTCTTCTCTTTGGGGCACCTGGGACCGGCAAGACGCTGCTCGCCAGGGCCGTCGCCACCGAGTCGAAGGCGAACTTCATCTCAATCAAGGGTCCAGAGATCATGTCAAAGTGGGTGGGGGAGAGCGAGAAGGCCATCCGGATGATATTCAAGAAGGCAAAACAAGTCTCTCCTTCCATAGTGTTCCTTGACGAGATCGACTCAATCGCGCCGAAGAGGGGAAGCCACTTCGACTCCGGCGCCACAGAGAGAGTGGTCAATCAACTGCTAACCTCAATGGACGGGTTGGAGGACATGGAGAATGTGTTTGTCATAGCTGCCACGAACAGGCCCGATATTATCGACCCCGCACAGCTGCGGCCTGGCAGATTCGACAAGCTGCTGCTCATCCCGGTTCCCGACGAGCAAACGAGGCTCAAGATCCTGCAGGTACACACCAAGGAAATGCCGCTGGAGAATGTGGACCTGGCGGTCCTCGGGAAACGGCTGGACGGCTATGTCGGTGCGGACATAGAGAACCTGTGTCGGGAGGCCGCGCTGGCGGCCCTGAGGAAGAACAGGGCCGCTACTAAGGTCACCACAGAGCATTTCGAGGAGGCACTGGCATCAGTCAAGCAGTCGACCGATTCCGAGACCGAGAAGTACTACGAATCGATGTTCAGGCAGATGAAGACCGCAATCTCTAAGAAGAGCAAAGATGATTCGTTGTTGGGCTACTACAGATAG
- a CDS encoding PRC-barrel domain-containing protein, which produces MRKFITELKGKTVMTNDGQILGMIENFIMDTKTGALQNVLVIPAEEVEPRLFKTDGQGRLVLPFSEMKAVRDVVVMNIG; this is translated from the coding sequence ATGCGAAAATTCATCACAGAACTGAAGGGCAAGACCGTGATGACGAACGACGGCCAGATCCTTGGAATGATAGAGAACTTCATAATGGACACGAAGACCGGAGCGCTTCAGAACGTCCTCGTGATTCCAGCCGAGGAGGTCGAGCCGAGGCTGTTCAAGACGGACGGCCAGGGAAGGCTCGTGCTGCCCTTCAGCGAGATGAAGGCTGTCCGTGACGTAGTCGTCATGAATATCGGCTGA